The following is a genomic window from Octopus sinensis linkage group LG20, ASM634580v1, whole genome shotgun sequence.
aattaacatctaaataattaacattatagttctcattataaatagtaatacttaaaccatatcttttaaagaaattatcaagtttctttttatataattctaattttctattTGTACAATCCCTAGTAAGTAATAAaaggtcatccctatatagaccaccCTCCTACTTAAATTTTTCTAATTGAAgttctgataaaaaaaatacctactaaatcagtagcctgtgcagaatctggtgcccccataggtatatcaaaatagtCTCTAGTAtccttcctagcccataatttattattatatctaattaAAGATTTCCTAGCCAGCAACTGAGCAAGagtttttttgtacatggcacaaaagattgtgcagcagctgacctggcaacTTCAAGCACAAACAAGGAACCTTgtccaccacagtcaacagacacgggatggcctcccctaacgcctgtACAGTCATCACACAAATACTTTTACTATATATTGGGGCCTTTTGCAttacaataaaagcaaaatttctttcctgagagatcttactgcatgcaatcaagccctatgcatagcactcatggaaactcacctcagccttgatatagaggatgcagaagtacacataccaaaataTGCCAGACtatgaacagacagaagggaaaggagccatagtggagttgctgtatacatccatgTCGACCTCACACTGCAGGTCttactgtcatactcaaattcagtatgtgacactctaattgtatacataagacaacataatatagtcatatgcaatacatattgacCACCAGATGCTCCAAACcaagtttgaagattgcttcacaagaattaaagaaatcctcatgaatctggatcaccacatgaccatatttcttatgggtgatttcaacttacaCAACATCAAATGGCCCAAATGTCACATACTCTAAGGATTgactcattgcaagcaagcacaggtggagtccatgctcaacctcaccaatgccctattcatggagcaagcagTACTCAGACCAATTAgggtaaataacattctggatctctgcttcatgaacaatatggacatcattcatgatgagaaagtgacgccgacattatatacatacatatatatacacatatatatataaatatatgtatatacatacatacacagacacacacatatatatatatatacatatatatatatatatatacatacacacacacatacatatatacatatatacacatacatacatataaacatatacatacatacagataagtatatatatatatatatatacacacatatatgcacacacatatacacacacatgtatacacacagatgtatacagggagtgagagtgagagaaaatacaGAGAATAATGAGGCATTGTAAACAATTTAATTAGCTACATGGGTTTCAAATAGACTAGCACGACAAActgatgcaaacatatacacagagacacacacatatgtatatatatgcaagtcaaTGAGTTTTcgcatttgtgcatatatacatatatacttgagaTAGTTGTACATGAAATGGTAGGGATTGTGAAGGTTGGTGTTTACCACAGCAACTGTGTCTCATTCCTgtttatatagtcttttatttttagtgttttcgTGTAATTAAGAATTTGGTTTATTGATGAAATGCTAGAAATATGCagtgatttgtatttttattttttttgtaatttattgagAGCTGCTGAAAAGATTGTAGGCCTAAACAAGAATGTATTGTTTATGCAACTcatttgttcttttgtttctgtGGTAATGCAATATCCATGGGTATTTTAGTTGTTTGCTTTCTTTACTTACTATGTAGAGATGCTCAGATCAATTTATCCATTACTTTTAGGACGCTAAGTTAAATTTGAAGAATATTCGGTACCTACTGAGTGACTACAGAGAAGCTTCTTCAATGGCTTCAGAAACTGAATGCCTGCTTAATATTCTGAACAAAATTCCTATTGTATATGTTTTgagtatatattgatgtatttttAATTACTGATTGAATAAatctcaaatataaatatactacagGTATGCCGGTGTACTAATGTTCAGCTGATGAGAACCAAAAATGTTAGAAGGAAaccaaaaatgaatacaaatgtgATGTTGAAaccaaagaatatatttaaccCTGATTTAAATTACACATACAACCCACGGTAAACTATTCTGTCAACTTGATCCATTTTACATTTCATTGAGTCATCTATAAACCAATGTCCAAATTTTTTGGCTCGTTTTAACTTTTTTGCATTTCCAACTACCcagttattgttaataataacaacatgttTCTTCTGACGATCTTCTAATTTCATTTCATACCATTTTCCATCAATATATCTGTCCCATGGAAGAACTTCATATTTTATTCCACCAAATCTATTCCGAATAAGTCCCGTAAAGAATACCTGGTCATTTTTACTTCGAGATATAAGTTTATTATCATcttttccatcaatttctttgcCAAGACGTCTCATCTTTGAATTCAGTTCTTGCCAGAGAGTTTTCACAGCGTTTGTAGGCTTCATATATATGAAACCTCCAGCAATAGATCTTTTTCTGCCAGCAATACATGTAACTATCATATCATTTTCCAATGCTATTTTTTTGCATTCATCAATAGGATTAGAAACCCAAAGACAGTCAACTTcaaataaaagaatttcaatATCATTCTgcaataaagaatttaaaatttctGTACGTTTCACCATTAGTTTTACATAACCAACTTTACTATAAGTTTGATTACCATTTAGTGAAGTCTCGGGCAACACAACAACTTTGACATTAGGCCAATCCTTCTCAAATTGTTGTTTTGATATAGCATCTGTAGTAATAAAGAGAATTTGCTCATGGATACCCATATTAATAGTGTTACACAACCAACTATAGACAAAAGGTAAATAAGCATTgttaataagagtaaataaaactaaattatgTTTTTTCATAATATCTTTAGCAATTTCAACTGACTGGCTGATTACACCTTGAAGATTTTGAGAATAGCTCTTTtgttcactttttaaaatttcagatttcaattcatttttctGGAGCATTTTCATCCCAATGAACACAAGTGTGCAAGCAAATatagaaaagtaaaataataaacataaataacgTTTTAGACGAAGCATTTTCACAGATATTGGCATTCCTGTGTAACTTGACAGTGATATGTCCAGAAAACTTTGATGTTATATCacactgcaaaaaaaaagaaaagaaaagataatatataatatatatgtatataaagacaataacaataacatgaagaaggtgcatggctcagtagttagggcaTCAGGCTCgcaattatgaggtagtgagttcgattcctggactgggccgTGTGTTGtactcttaagcaagacactttatttcatgttgctccagttcactcaactgcggaaatgagttgcaatatcactggtaccaagctgtatcagcctttgcctttcccttggataacatcagttaatataaaaaatagtttcagtcattagactttagccatgttggaacaccactttgaatttttttgttgaatgaatcaaccccagtacttctttttaagcctggtggtTATTATAttagactcttttgccgaactgctaagctgtTGTCAAGTAGTGAGGGGTGGGAGaggggaaagacagacagaaagatacacacacacacacatgcatccactgacaaggctttggttggtctgaggttatagtagaaaatgcttgcccaaggtaccatgtagtgggacaacctggaaccatgtgttgaggagcaagcttcttaccacacagtccctTTCTTTTATATTCACTTATCACTTATGATTTTTTAGGCATTTACCTTTGATACTGCAGCATTTCAGTTCACTTCATCCAGgttaaaaaaagttatataagAAAGTCAATCTTTGGATTACTATCACATCTAAGGGCCCTAAGACAGTTATGTAGCAGAATTTTATATgctaaaaaaaagattttaataaaAGATGTATCATTCTCCATTCTTTATTCTGTATTTCTTATACACCCTGAATTTTATAAGAATCTTTTGAAGCAAATTCAGGATTTACCAATTCAAAGAAGCCCCAAAACAATTGTTTATTCTAAACGATTCCAAATGTTTCCTAATATTTGATGTGGCTAGCCAAGTCTAGATTTTTAACAGTGTTAGTAAAGTATCTACCTGGATTTAAAATCCCTATTCCTTtgtggtacacacacatattgatgggttacatggtttgactgaaactggtaagctggagagctgcatcagaTTCCAGTCTAATTTAAgaagagctggatgcccttcctaatgccaaccaccccaagagggcaatgggtgcttttatgtgccaccagcatgagtaccatttacatggcaccagtaatGACTATAAtttcacaggtgtgtgtgtgtgtgcatatgtgtgatgtatgtatgtataggtaatgacacccttcagtcatgagtgaccatgggattacacctagaagttcccctctgaggcacaagtccaggcaaggttgtttatgaaagaccagccatgcataccagcctcccctcttcatgccaccaatgttatccaaggcaaaggccaacagcttggtaccagtgacatcgcaactcatttctacagctgagtgaactggagcaacatgaaataaagtgtcttgctcaagaacacaacacgcagcccggtccgggaatcaaactcattacctcatgattgtgagcctgacactctaaccactgagcattACACCTTATCTGTTTAGTTTAGCTTGGGCAAAAGCCTCATTATGCCTTCTTAAAAGCTCCTGTGCTTCTTAATGTCAGCTGCCACATGTTAATTCCATCTCCCAGGGTAATCTAATAGTATGGGCATACATTTGGAACTCCTTTCTGCTTAGGATAAATACTACAATAATAACATGCAGATTGAAATTCAAAGGCTTTGTTAATTAAGCTTGAttaataaagtttaataaaacctATTAATTACCATcccctgttattattgttgtgtgtgtgtgtgtgtgctatgcaATTGGACTGAGCATAAAAACAGAGCAATGTGCAGaggaatcatacacacacatacatcccatatatagcatcattcaaaagctaaaatgatgcaaagcacattgtaacCAGTGATATATAACAATATCCAATGATCTGGTTggtcaaattatttatatatatatatatcatcatttaacgtctaccttccatgctggcatgggtgggacggtttgacaagagccagccaggcagaagcctgcaccagacttctgtgactgttttggcaggatttttacagatggatacctttcataacaccaaccactaagcAGAGTGGACTCTTATATGTGGcagagctttttacatggcacaagcacaggtgaggtcagttttggcaaggcttttacagttGGACGCCCTAccaaacactaaccactttacagtgtgaactggggtacttttaaatggcacctgcactgacagggtcgcCAAGTACTtgctagacaaaaaaaaatttcaagacaGGAGTCATTGGAGGAGGAGGACAGATAGAAGTGTCTTGCTGCAGAGGAATACAAGGTTACCCatccagagaaagagaaagaaagagagagagagagagagagagagagagagagagagagagagagagagagagagagagagagagagagagagagagagagagagagagagagagagagagagagagagagagagagaaagagagatcaggaatgaagacagaaacaggtgagcTACTGCAAAGGAAATACACAGTTACTCAacctgagtgtgtttgtgtgcgtatgagtatCTACctctgcatgagtatatatacgtatgtacgtatctatgtgtacatattcttctgtatgtatattcgtCTTTTCCTACTTGTATCCCTTTCCCAGTGTCGAAACACACTAGGATCATAAATTAGGTCAGCCCACAACATACATCATTAACATCCTCATCCTTCGATGCCATACAATTGTTTAGTTATCTATTTAATAGATCTTTTCACTTCAAGTTGTCACAGACTAATGCAGCTGTGTGATCAAATGCATCATCTTCCATTGGACAAATTTTGGTAACAATGGTTCTGCCTGTACTGGCTGACACACTGGCAGCATATGATGGATAAACCATTTTGCTATATGCAGCACTGCCCACTGTACtacctctccttcttcttttctgttctttttcttcttccttgccTTTGGATTCTTCCCCTCCTTCTACTTCTCTTTCACCTTCTTCCATTCCTTTTCTTActcatatctttatatgtatccaCCCTCTTGATTCCTCTCCACCACCAGCACATAATATCTTCCCCACAAActcattctacacacacacttttaattttttcttttttattttctcttggtACTTTCCTAACAAGCTCTGATAGATGCACAATGTAATAGCacacctttgatgcaagtctgaggAAGTGCCTCTCCAATGCCTAAAACTGCAAATACtatgcaatttttattttaaattttttatacaaACTGGTGTTGCAAATGGAGATAGTAGGGAAACATTTGTAActtataattaaagatgtgttaagaattttctttgtcttcttttcattggtgtatatgtatatatatatacactttactctctcttttacttgtttcagtcatttgactgtggccatgctggagcacgcctttagtcaagcatatcagccccaggacttattctttgtaagcctagtacttattctattgttatcttttgccgaaccgctaagctacggggatgtaaacacaccagcatcggttgtcaagtgatgttgggggcaaaaacacagacacacatacatacatatatatatacgatgggcttctttcagtttccgtttaccaaattcactcacaaggctttggtagaagacaattgcctaaggtgccacgcagtgggcctgaacccagaaccatgtggttagtaagcaagctacttatcacatagccatTCCTATgcctgcttaccacacagccactcctatgccctatatatatatatatatatatatatatatatatatatatgtcaaagaaCAGTAGCAGACACAAAGGATGACCAAAGCTGAGGTTTAAGGACATATATAAGAGCAGTCTGACCAAGTGCTACATCAATACAAAAACTTGGGGAAAAGTTAGCTGAGGACAGAACAGCATGGAAAACCTCAGTGAACAAAGGAGTCAAACAGCTTGAGGAAGACAAAATGCTGGCCCTAGAAGCAAAAtgccaaagaaagaaagacaatacACTACAGTCCTGCAGCACCTTCCTTGCTTGCAGATTTTGCAACAGAACTTGCTCATCACACATAGGAAGGATTAGCTATGAGAGAAGCTGCAGGAAGAAGACTACAAGTACTTAAGACATTCTCCGCTGCTTAGACTGTCTGTCAAGAGGTAAAGAGCTGAATAGTAAAAGGCCATGGCTTGAACTTTGTATTCCATTATTACATCTGTTAGGTATGTTTCAGTATTCAGTAATTAAATGATGTCACTCTATAAATATAATCCATACAGGGTCACAAACGTGCAGGTAAAGGCCAGTGGGAACAGAGTTGCAggggaaacaaggagagatagGGGTTGGACACAGACACTTCCTCAGAAATGTAAGCCAGTGTAGATAAAAAATAGGGGTCGGTCTCTGATTGGAAATGTGGGATCTAAGTCAAATTATATGACCTTAGTAGAAGAAAGATAGCCAAGTGACTAGATATTGCATCTAAATGGTAGGCAAAGAGGACAAGGTTTTTAAATAACCACACCACTACATTCTGATAGATGCACATAGCTATACAccaatgtacatgcatacaaatgcacagaTACAcgcaagaagacacacacaggtacatgtacacacatacttgtatgcatatatatatatatatataattaatccaaaatggaaaacacaacaacgcgaggacgtggaacaagtatagtgttattggacgctcaggaaaggaaagaaagaaggaggatttaacgtttcaagtggagctcttcatcagaaacataggaaaaggaaagatccaaggaagggatgacagaggaaaaagatcgccaacaatacacacgcgatctgtacatattattatcatcatttagtatctgtttaccatgctggtatgggttagatggtttcacTGGAATCAGTAAGCCGGAAAGCTGCACCATATTCCAGTCTATTTTGCCTCGGtttctatggcctgatgcccttcctaatgccaaccacttcatagagTGCACTcagtgtcttttatgtgtcagaAGCACAGGCCACAACTGCATTAGGtttgaataaaagatgagatggccATGACTTCGAATGTCTTGAATACAAAATTATCTCAATCAAGAGTGActgagagtgggggggggggtgaaggcATGCAGAAAGAATAACAAGAGAGGGAGGAAAGGTATTGGACAAGGTTAAAATTCTAGTAACAGAAGAAAgatggaagaaaaagagagaagaaaaagaggatgacAAAGAAAGAATCAGAATTTCACAACCTCAAAAGCTAAAGGACTGGCTGGCCAGAAATGCTCATGATAtaaagaagaatgtaaaaaatTTTGAGCTGAAGTAGTTACTTTCTACAACAGATGTTCAGTGTATTCATTGGATAAGTGGGTGAAACCAACGAAAGTGTTTTCGGGATTCAAGTGGAtgaccttgagcaagatacttaatTGGAGTTTTGTGTCAATATTTGGTAGATAAGCAGTAGAGGTTTAATGACATGAAGAGTTAGTAACTTGAAGTAGGTTTTACAAAATTACAAGAGTGATGAGAAATTCAGTAAATTGCTAGTACATAAAAAATGgaccaaatattttgaaaaatcaaaTATTGAATGCTGCTCAGAGAGGTTCAGAATTGCACAACTTTTCCTTGCTGTAGCAACCCAAAATGCAAACACAAGTTGAGTTTTTCACTGATGTAAATTCAGTGGACAAAGGAAAGGAACAATAGTATTGAAGGTTATTCTATGAGGTTAATCATATATAGTAAAAATTTCATGACACATCTTGCAGTGACTTCTTCACCTTTTAAAAATCCAAATTAGGCAATGCTGAAAACATCAGATCTACAgaaaaatatctttgaaaaaaagatatatacaagtTATTAAAGCCAATGGAGGTTATATAAAGTATCAGATGGCATtcagtggattttttttttcttgtatttttaaaagtttttatgaAAAAGTTCTTGACAGGAGACTACACCAAGCTCTAGTGTTTGCCTTGACATGATTTTTATGGTTTGATGtcttttctaacaccaaccactttataaagtgtactgagtgctttttatgtggcaccatcaccagtgaggtcactaagtaacttgcaaTATTCCTCAGCTGAAGAGGAGTGAGTATTGAGGGACAGAAACAGGAGtcttatagtagaagagaaacatggctgttgagtgagagaggggggcATTAGGAAGATACATTTTGGGTAATTATACTTACATTTATTTGTTGATATAATTCATTctgaaaatttgtttctttttttttgtttatttttttagcttCTACTGTATGTTGGCCATGGAAGGCTGCAGTGATTGACAGTGGAAGTATACTGGGTTCTGCTTGTTCCGATATGACAACCCTAACCAGGAGCACAGCTAGGTTCTAAAATCAAGGTGAGCgaacacataaaaagaaaagaaggcaccatacacataccaaacaatttttatCTCATTGATTAAGACATCTTATAAAAGgtgccaattttgaaaaatgtgcttGGCAGGAATGGTCACTCTCCTTAGTTATGCCACTGATCctaaaacacacatatgcacacacacacatgcacacacacgtgcacacacaaacacacagggggTGGGACACAATGAGTTTTTACTGCACTtctgaattttagaaaaaatatatttcacaaatgttcactactttacaaaaactatatcagctaagcaaatgatcttcgctaaatgcattaaaaacaaatataagataatctgaacactatttcagaaaattatcaccaTTCTCTttgagtaaataaaagaaaactttagCTGGGGAAAAATTAGTAAgccaaaataaagtaaatttgctGCTTCAATTCTTaggaattacatttgaaaaagacTCATCACATCAATATCCATCCTTAAAAGGATCAGAAATGTAACAGAAATTAaaaatggtgcaggagtggctgtgaggtatgtagcttgctaaccaaccacatagttctgggttcagtcccactgcgtggcatcttgggcaagtgtcttctgctatagccccgggccgaccaatgccttgtgagtgggtttggtagacagaaactgaaagaagcctgttgtatatatgtatatatatatatgtgtgtgtgtgtgtgtgtgtgtttgtctccctggcattgcttgacaaccgatgctggtgtgtttacgtccccgtcacttagcggttcggcaaaagagaccgataaaatcagtactgggctcgactaaaagcggtgctccagcatggctgcagtcaaatgactgaaacaagtaaaagagtaaaagagagaaaggatcatggaaaaatggcacatgttatgaaattaatgaaacttgaataaaaaaacaatctcaacataaaatattctctatagcttcttCATAATCTGCTGGAGTGGCTCTCTTAagttgagga
Proteins encoded in this region:
- the LOC115222518 gene encoding UDP-D-xylose:L-fucose alpha-1,3-D-xylosyltransferase 3-like, with amino-acid sequence MPISVKMLRLKRYLCLLFYFSIFACTLVFIGMKMLQKNELKSEILKSEQKSYSQNLQGVISQSVEIAKDIMKKHNLVLFTLINNAYLPFVYSWLCNTINMGIHEQILFITTDAISKQQFEKDWPNVKVVVLPETSLNGNQTYSKVGYVKLMVKRTEILNSLLQNDIEILLFEVDCLWVSNPIDECKKIALENDMIVTCIAGRKRSIAGGFIYMKPTNAVKTLWQELNSKMRRLGKEIDGKDDNKLISRSKNDQVFFTGLIRNRFGGIKYEVLPWDRYIDGKWYEMKLEDRQKKHVVIINNNWVVGNAKKLKRAKKFGHWFIDDSMKCKMDQVDRIVYRGLYV